A single genomic interval of Brevibacillus brevis harbors:
- a CDS encoding HAD family hydrolase, whose protein sequence is MIQALLFDLDGTLLDSRDAVVDAVAFTAEQYAPGHFSREELLARFGESFDDFLAAVATAAGVPDKKEVLQRYFAYVREHHEEHVKLFPFVREGLEKLKAAGFTMAIVTNKQREFTLAGLEMAGIEHLFEAIVTVDDVSRGKPSAEPVQKALGALGKSPEQAMMIGDSRYDVLAAVGAGVQSVVLEWYGQEKWLYASPDYRYADFETFVTEMLAAKAQGGK, encoded by the coding sequence TTGATTCAAGCGTTGTTATTTGATTTGGATGGGACCTTGCTGGACAGTCGGGATGCGGTCGTGGATGCTGTTGCTTTTACTGCTGAGCAGTATGCACCGGGACATTTTAGCAGGGAAGAGCTGCTCGCGCGTTTTGGCGAATCGTTTGATGATTTTTTGGCGGCAGTTGCTACAGCAGCAGGCGTCCCTGACAAAAAGGAAGTGCTACAGAGATACTTCGCCTATGTGCGGGAGCATCATGAAGAACACGTCAAACTGTTTCCATTTGTTCGCGAAGGGTTGGAAAAGCTGAAGGCGGCGGGTTTCACGATGGCAATCGTCACGAACAAGCAACGGGAGTTTACATTGGCTGGTCTGGAGATGGCGGGGATTGAGCATCTGTTTGAGGCAATCGTCACCGTCGATGATGTATCACGAGGCAAGCCGTCGGCTGAGCCTGTACAAAAAGCTTTGGGAGCGCTGGGTAAAAGTCCCGAGCAAGCCATGATGATCGGTGACAGTCGCTATGATGTATTGGCTGCGGTAGGAGCAGGCGTGCAATCTGTCGTGCTGGAGTGGTACGGACAAGAGAAATGGCTCTACGCTTCTCCGGATTACCGCTACGCCGATTTCGAGACATTTGTTACGGAAATGCTTGCCGCAAAGGCACAAGGAGGGAAATAA
- a CDS encoding glycerol-3-phosphate responsive antiterminator has translation MNQEQFHARLAQYKLIASVKEAKYLEKAAEANLSAAVLSIGNIGVIKGYVDYFKSKNIPVFLHLERIGGISHDREGIAFLAHYVKPDGIVTTRNTLVKLAKKQGLLTIQRLFLVDSDSIKSGLTSLQDTQPDAVELMPGLLPEFIEEFRSVIDTPIISGGLIRKREQMEEVLKHGATAVSVGSPLLWKECKNLDSSVVI, from the coding sequence GTGAACCAGGAACAATTTCATGCAAGACTGGCACAGTACAAGCTAATCGCTTCCGTAAAAGAAGCGAAGTACCTGGAAAAAGCGGCAGAGGCAAATTTGAGTGCGGCGGTACTCTCGATTGGCAACATTGGTGTGATCAAAGGCTACGTGGATTATTTTAAGTCGAAAAATATCCCTGTATTTCTTCATTTGGAGCGGATTGGCGGAATCAGTCATGACCGGGAAGGCATCGCATTTCTGGCGCATTACGTCAAGCCAGACGGGATCGTCACTACGCGCAATACACTGGTCAAGCTGGCGAAAAAGCAAGGCCTGCTGACGATTCAGCGTTTGTTTTTGGTCGATAGCGACTCGATTAAATCAGGCCTGACTTCCCTCCAAGATACACAGCCTGACGCTGTTGAGCTGATGCCTGGTTTGCTGCCGGAGTTTATCGAAGAATTTCGAAGTGTGATCGATACCCCGATTATTTCTGGCGGGCTGATTCGCAAGCGGGAACAGATGGAGGAAGTATTAAAGCATGGAGCGACAGCTGTTTCAGTCGGTAGCCCCCTGCTGTGGAAGGAGTGTAAGAACCTTGATTCAAGCGTTGTTATTTGA
- a CDS encoding SulP family inorganic anion transporter, which produces MKWAPRFEGYDLVSFRKDCVSGLIVGIIAIPLGMAFAIASGVKPEYGIYTTIIAGILISLFGGSRFQIGGPTGAFIPILFAIVMQYGYADLLLAGFMAGILLVLMGVLRLGGLIKFIPRPVIIGFTSGIAVIIFSGQIANFLGLEQLQRHEDFLSNMWEILLHLNTIHVYSVAIALLSLALILVTPRFLRSIPASLVGLVVSSIVSVLFLEGKVATIGSTFGEIPSTLPGFHFPEITWERVQKLLSPALIIAILGAIESLLSAVVADGMTRSRHNSNRELIGQGIANIVTPLFGGIPATGAIARTATNIRTGATSPMSGIIHGLVVLLILVLFAPYASHIPLASMAPILMLVAWNMSERKEFAHMLKAKTSDSLVLVLTFLLTVFTNLTVAIEVGLVLSILLFVKRTRDSLRVAQVLPDPSSKHDKVMPHMVTEDHDCPQISIYTIEGPLFFGDADLFESSLTQTLQRQPKVLLLRMGKVPLMDMTGEANLSRIVKQGMDQGTTVLISGIQSGPKKILQRTGLYGLVGEAHFFTHTGDAIAYALSLLDTGKCLGCKHFAFRECTHLSAPTETST; this is translated from the coding sequence ATGAAGTGGGCACCAAGATTCGAAGGCTACGATCTCGTTTCCTTTCGAAAAGACTGTGTATCAGGGTTAATCGTCGGCATTATCGCAATACCATTGGGGATGGCATTTGCTATCGCCTCCGGAGTAAAGCCTGAATACGGGATTTACACGACCATTATCGCCGGAATATTGATTTCTCTCTTTGGCGGTTCCCGCTTTCAAATCGGAGGACCTACTGGCGCTTTTATCCCGATTTTATTTGCAATCGTCATGCAATACGGTTATGCAGACTTGCTCCTTGCCGGATTCATGGCAGGGATTCTCCTTGTTCTCATGGGGGTTCTACGGCTGGGAGGGCTGATCAAATTCATTCCGCGCCCCGTCATCATCGGATTCACCTCGGGGATTGCCGTTATCATCTTCTCCGGTCAAATTGCCAACTTTCTCGGCCTGGAGCAGTTGCAAAGACATGAGGATTTTTTGTCCAACATGTGGGAAATTCTCCTTCATCTGAACACGATTCATGTATACAGCGTAGCCATCGCTCTCTTGAGTCTCGCCCTTATTTTGGTGACTCCTCGATTCCTCCGAAGCATACCGGCCTCTCTCGTTGGACTCGTAGTCTCTAGTATCGTTTCCGTCCTCTTTTTGGAAGGAAAGGTAGCGACGATTGGCTCCACCTTTGGAGAGATACCGAGTACATTACCCGGCTTTCATTTTCCTGAAATCACATGGGAACGAGTCCAAAAGTTACTGAGTCCAGCCCTGATCATTGCTATACTAGGAGCGATAGAGTCTTTATTGTCCGCTGTCGTCGCCGATGGGATGACACGCAGTCGCCACAACAGCAACCGGGAATTAATCGGCCAAGGAATTGCCAACATCGTGACCCCGTTATTTGGGGGAATTCCGGCTACTGGCGCGATTGCGAGAACAGCCACCAACATTCGAACCGGGGCAACCTCCCCCATGTCTGGCATCATTCATGGTCTGGTTGTTTTGCTCATCCTCGTGCTGTTCGCCCCTTACGCCTCGCATATTCCGTTGGCGAGTATGGCGCCGATCTTGATGCTGGTTGCCTGGAATATGAGTGAGCGCAAGGAATTTGCCCACATGCTAAAAGCGAAGACGAGCGATTCTCTTGTCCTGGTGCTCACCTTCCTTTTGACCGTTTTCACCAATTTAACCGTCGCCATTGAAGTGGGATTGGTGCTGTCTATCCTGTTATTTGTCAAACGAACGCGCGATAGCTTGCGGGTAGCTCAGGTGCTGCCTGACCCCTCGTCCAAGCACGACAAGGTTATGCCGCATATGGTTACCGAGGATCACGATTGCCCGCAAATCAGCATCTACACGATTGAGGGGCCGCTGTTTTTCGGGGATGCCGACTTGTTTGAAAGCTCCCTCACGCAAACCCTTCAGCGACAACCAAAGGTATTGCTGCTGCGGATGGGAAAAGTCCCCCTGATGGACATGACCGGGGAAGCGAATTTGTCCCGGATTGTGAAACAAGGTATGGACCAGGGGACAACAGTCCTTATTTCTGGAATCCAATCTGGCCCCAAGAAAATCTTGCAGCGTACGGGGTTATATGGCCTCGTAGGCGAAGCACACTTTTTTACTCATACTGGAGACGCGATAGCGTATGCCCTCAGTCTTCTGGATACTGGGAAGTGCCTCGGATGCAAGCATTTTGCCTTCCGTGAATGCACGCACCTGTCCGCTCCTACTGAAACTTCCACATGA
- a CDS encoding ArsR/SmtB family transcription factor: protein MNLELQQFKANFFKALGHPLRIRILELLAEGDKNVNELQTLIGSEGSAVSQQLAILRNNNIVYGTKDGNKVTYSLRDPMIIELLSVARQIFNNHLIDTISMLDRFNEG, encoded by the coding sequence TTGAATTTGGAACTACAGCAATTTAAAGCGAATTTTTTCAAGGCGTTGGGACATCCCCTGCGGATTCGGATTCTGGAGCTGCTGGCGGAAGGAGATAAGAATGTAAACGAGCTTCAGACACTCATCGGGAGTGAAGGCTCGGCTGTTTCCCAACAGCTTGCTATTTTGCGGAACAACAATATCGTGTACGGAACGAAGGACGGAAACAAAGTCACCTACTCGCTGCGTGATCCGATGATCATCGAGCTATTGAGTGTGGCCAGACAAATTTTTAACAATCATTTGATTGATACGATCTCGATGCTGGATCGTTTTAATGAGGGATAA
- a CDS encoding nucleoside phosphorylase: protein MLTNLKVDPEQLPKRVIVCGDPKRAALIASKLDDQRQIGENREYHSYAGMWKGVEVAVVSHGVGAPGAAVCFEELAKGGVQVIIRVGTAGSYQKEIETGSLVISSAAVRQDGLTSQLVPAGFPAVANRHVVDALVQAAGANASDLKVFEGITLTLDVFYSGVLEFPHKLYQKAGVLAVEMENTALFVIAALRGLKAGSILAIDGYADANLIESYNPHTDVMAKAIEAEALIALDAVIAVS from the coding sequence ATGTTGACGAATCTAAAGGTAGATCCAGAACAACTGCCAAAGCGCGTCATCGTATGCGGTGATCCAAAACGTGCAGCCTTGATTGCTTCGAAACTCGACGATCAGCGTCAAATCGGGGAAAACCGCGAGTATCACAGCTATGCGGGTATGTGGAAAGGTGTCGAGGTAGCAGTGGTAAGTCATGGTGTAGGTGCACCAGGAGCAGCCGTATGCTTCGAGGAGCTGGCGAAGGGCGGCGTTCAGGTCATTATTCGCGTAGGAACTGCCGGGTCATACCAAAAAGAAATCGAGACAGGCAGCCTCGTCATCAGCTCCGCAGCGGTTCGCCAAGACGGCTTGACCAGTCAGTTGGTTCCGGCGGGGTTCCCGGCTGTTGCCAATCGCCATGTCGTGGATGCGCTCGTACAAGCAGCGGGAGCAAACGCATCAGACTTGAAGGTATTCGAAGGAATCACGCTGACGCTCGATGTCTTTTACAGTGGAGTGTTGGAATTCCCGCACAAGCTATACCAAAAAGCAGGCGTTTTGGCAGTCGAGATGGAAAACACCGCCCTGTTCGTGATTGCGGCGCTTCGCGGATTGAAGGCAGGCTCGATATTGGCGATCGACGGGTATGCAGATGCAAACTTAATCGAATCGTATAACCCGCACACCGATGTGATGGCAAAAGCCATTGAGGCAGAAGCGTTGATTGCACTGGATGCAGTCATTGCCGTTTCCTAG
- a CDS encoding sulfite oxidase-like oxidoreductase, with the protein MNNKADRIKRMKVPAPVGPGLARRLPPGQILTERFPILHEGDVPVYDMNEWTLRVFGEVDREVTLTYEEIMTMPQVTVTSDIHCVTRWSRFDNAFTGVRFRDFLQAIGVTPRANFVMLHGDHDYTANVPLADLERDDVLLAHSFDGERLTDKHGWPLRLVVPHLYFWKSVKWIRGIEFMTENKPGFWEQNGFHLIADPFREERFSGEALPIPEDEWEKKEFD; encoded by the coding sequence ATGAACAACAAGGCAGATCGGATCAAAAGAATGAAAGTACCCGCCCCAGTGGGACCGGGACTCGCCAGACGACTTCCGCCAGGACAAATCCTGACAGAGCGTTTTCCCATTTTGCATGAGGGAGACGTGCCCGTGTATGACATGAACGAATGGACGCTGCGCGTTTTCGGAGAGGTAGACCGGGAAGTAACGCTCACCTACGAAGAGATCATGACGATGCCGCAAGTGACAGTGACGAGCGACATTCACTGCGTGACGCGCTGGTCCCGTTTTGACAATGCATTTACAGGCGTGCGTTTTCGTGATTTTCTACAGGCGATTGGTGTGACCCCGCGAGCGAACTTTGTCATGCTGCACGGTGATCACGACTATACCGCCAATGTGCCGCTCGCTGATCTGGAGCGTGATGATGTACTGCTGGCGCACTCCTTTGATGGAGAGCGACTGACGGATAAGCACGGCTGGCCGCTTCGCCTGGTTGTTCCTCATCTATATTTCTGGAAAAGCGTGAAGTGGATCAGGGGAATTGAATTTATGACGGAAAACAAGCCCGGCTTCTGGGAGCAAAATGGCTTTCACCTAATCGCAGACCCGTTCCGCGAAGAGCGGTTCTCCGGTGAAGCGTTACCGATACCAGAGGATGAGTGGGAGAAAAAGGAGTTCGATTGA
- a CDS encoding ABC transporter permease — MELFDWSLLSSTIRMVTPILLAALGGALCARVGIFNVGLEGLVLVGAFSAIVGNHFTGNLFLAVLIAALVSVVFSLLFAYMTIKLRANEIVVGVAINFLALGLTTFALRAIFGVKGAFYDKDMAGLPTVEIPFIHDIPVIGGIVSGHSPLVYFAFLAAILLYVFFYRTVTGFRVLAVGLNPVAARSLGLKVTGLQVLAIVMSGALCGIAGAQLSLGQVTMFTEGMTAGRGFIALVAMMMGQSHPLGILASSFLFGLMDALSIRLQGFSLPTQFTAMLPYVLTIVAMFFLKNKSQIGSDNQQSTR; from the coding sequence ATGGAGCTCTTTGATTGGTCCCTCCTCAGTTCTACCATTCGGATGGTCACGCCAATCTTGTTGGCAGCTTTGGGTGGAGCGCTCTGCGCACGTGTCGGAATTTTTAATGTTGGCCTGGAGGGATTGGTACTGGTCGGTGCCTTTTCCGCGATTGTCGGCAATCATTTTACCGGGAATCTCTTTCTGGCTGTTTTGATTGCAGCGCTGGTCAGCGTTGTCTTTTCGCTCTTATTCGCGTACATGACGATCAAGCTAAGGGCGAATGAAATCGTCGTCGGTGTGGCAATTAACTTTCTCGCGTTGGGATTGACGACATTTGCACTACGGGCGATTTTCGGTGTCAAAGGGGCCTTTTACGATAAGGATATGGCTGGCTTGCCAACCGTAGAGATTCCTTTCATTCACGATATTCCGGTCATCGGAGGCATTGTCTCTGGTCATTCGCCGCTCGTGTATTTTGCGTTTTTGGCTGCCATTCTGTTGTATGTGTTCTTTTATCGGACGGTTACGGGCTTCCGCGTCCTCGCAGTTGGTCTGAATCCTGTTGCGGCGCGCAGTCTCGGTCTGAAAGTGACGGGACTTCAGGTGCTGGCGATTGTGATGAGTGGCGCTTTGTGCGGGATTGCAGGGGCACAGCTTTCACTGGGGCAAGTCACGATGTTTACAGAAGGTATGACGGCTGGTCGGGGCTTCATCGCATTGGTAGCGATGATGATGGGGCAGTCGCATCCACTCGGTATTTTGGCTTCCAGCTTTTTGTTCGGGTTGATGGATGCCCTTAGTATTCGTTTGCAGGGCTTTTCACTTCCGACGCAATTTACGGCTATGCTGCCATACGTGCTGACGATTGTGGCGATGTTCTTCTTGAAGAACAAGAGTCAGATCGGCAGCGACAATCAGCAGAGCACCCGTTAA
- a CDS encoding ABC transporter permease has translation MAAIKELSKSLVQPLLAVVIGLLTGALVIAAVGESILGTYQEMWKGAFGSFYFFTSTLARATPIMLIALGLSLAFRAGVFNLGAEGQMVLGAVSAALVSIYLPAPGMIKIVAGMFAGMAVGGFWALLPGFMEARFRIPLLISTLLFNYIAVLFASYLVTEPFRDRTGSAALAQTVMLEKSAWLPKLFAGMSVHAGFLFAIVAALLLFWVLRFTPFGYEVKMLGQNSLFAQYGGINRIRVMLTGMFASGGLAGLAGTVEVMGAHYRFVDGALTVPGFAWTGLMAALLANSHPLGIIVTSILLAAFQTGAMGVERNTDVPLELASVIQAVLILFISAKFSYDWWKKRKAKGGESHGAL, from the coding sequence ATGGCAGCAATCAAAGAGCTATCTAAGTCATTGGTTCAGCCGTTATTGGCTGTCGTCATCGGTTTGTTGACCGGGGCACTGGTTATTGCTGCAGTTGGCGAATCGATCTTGGGCACCTACCAGGAAATGTGGAAAGGGGCCTTTGGCAGTTTTTATTTCTTTACATCTACATTAGCGAGAGCCACGCCTATCATGCTGATTGCCTTGGGTCTTTCCCTCGCATTTCGGGCAGGGGTATTCAACCTGGGGGCGGAAGGGCAAATGGTGCTGGGTGCCGTCAGTGCTGCGTTAGTCTCGATCTACTTGCCAGCGCCGGGAATGATCAAAATTGTGGCGGGTATGTTCGCAGGAATGGCGGTCGGCGGGTTCTGGGCGTTGCTGCCGGGCTTTATGGAAGCCCGCTTTCGCATTCCGTTGCTCATCTCTACGTTGCTCTTCAACTATATCGCGGTATTGTTTGCGAGCTATCTCGTGACAGAGCCATTCCGGGATCGCACGGGTTCTGCGGCACTTGCACAGACCGTCATGCTGGAGAAAAGTGCGTGGCTTCCGAAGCTGTTTGCCGGGATGAGCGTGCATGCAGGATTTTTGTTTGCGATCGTTGCAGCGCTGCTGTTGTTCTGGGTACTTCGTTTTACGCCTTTTGGTTATGAAGTAAAGATGCTGGGTCAAAACTCGTTGTTTGCTCAATACGGAGGAATTAATCGCATTCGGGTGATGCTGACCGGGATGTTTGCCAGTGGTGGACTGGCTGGCTTGGCGGGAACCGTAGAGGTAATGGGGGCGCACTATCGTTTTGTGGACGGGGCGCTGACTGTACCGGGCTTCGCCTGGACGGGTCTGATGGCCGCTCTGCTTGCGAACTCGCACCCACTTGGCATCATTGTGACTTCGATTCTGCTTGCTGCTTTTCAGACAGGAGCCATGGGGGTAGAGCGCAATACGGATGTGCCGCTGGAGCTGGCAAGTGTGATACAAGCGGTATTGATTTTGTTCATCTCTGCCAAGTTCAGCTACGACTGGTGGAAAAAGCGGAAGGCAAAAGGAGGGGAATCGCATGGAGCTCTTTGA
- a CDS encoding ABC transporter ATP-binding protein: protein MTDRLEMRGMTKKYGDFTANDKVSFSLAAGEVHAIVGENGAGKTTLMRMLYGMEQPTSGEIVLNGKPVVFRGPEDAIRKGIGMVHQHFMLFGEFSVTENIVIGYEPKQAGFFKRKDAEDKVRALSEQYRIPIHPQAKVANCSIGEQQRVEILKVLYQGADIIVLDEPTAVLTPLEVRDLLQTIRNLAKSGKSVILITHKLQEVMEVADRITVLRGGKVTGTVSRTETNADDLARLMVGRELQELAERLPLDKGPLLQVENLSVREKQTLLDQVSFTVHHGEIVGIAGVSGNGQSELLQAISGLRAAQEGTVRLGGKDVTNKSVATIRDAGLAHIPEDRYLWGTAKLSSVEENALMGYQRKSAYNRRGVVLREKFRQVVKGWVEQFAIKTGSRQLQELAGNLSGGNLQKLIVARELGHETPFLIAAEPTRGVDIGAMEYIHQALIEKRNQGDGILLVSSELSEILALSDRILVMYKGRIAGELSRLEATEEKISVIMAGGSIHGSNQRAI, encoded by the coding sequence ATGACCGATCGCTTGGAAATGAGGGGCATGACCAAGAAGTACGGAGATTTTACCGCCAACGACAAGGTGTCGTTCTCACTGGCAGCAGGAGAAGTCCACGCGATTGTCGGGGAAAATGGAGCGGGCAAAACGACACTGATGCGGATGCTGTACGGGATGGAGCAGCCGACGTCGGGAGAGATCGTGTTAAACGGTAAGCCAGTCGTTTTTCGCGGACCAGAGGATGCGATTCGAAAAGGGATCGGGATGGTTCACCAGCACTTTATGCTCTTCGGAGAATTCAGTGTGACTGAAAATATCGTGATCGGATACGAGCCGAAGCAAGCGGGTTTTTTCAAAAGAAAGGACGCGGAGGACAAGGTGCGGGCGCTGAGTGAGCAGTATCGCATTCCGATTCATCCGCAGGCCAAGGTAGCGAATTGCTCGATTGGGGAACAGCAACGGGTCGAAATTTTGAAGGTCCTGTATCAGGGAGCGGATATTATCGTGCTGGACGAGCCGACCGCTGTCCTTACCCCGCTGGAGGTGCGCGACCTGCTGCAAACGATTCGAAATCTGGCAAAGAGCGGCAAGAGCGTCATTTTGATTACACATAAGTTGCAGGAAGTCATGGAGGTAGCTGATCGTATTACAGTACTGCGCGGAGGCAAAGTGACGGGAACGGTTTCCCGTACAGAAACCAATGCGGACGATTTAGCCAGACTAATGGTCGGACGTGAATTGCAGGAGTTAGCTGAGCGACTTCCTCTGGATAAAGGCCCCTTGTTGCAGGTAGAGAATCTCTCGGTTCGAGAAAAGCAGACTCTGCTCGATCAAGTCAGCTTTACCGTGCACCACGGGGAAATCGTAGGAATCGCAGGTGTTTCCGGGAATGGTCAATCGGAGCTGCTGCAAGCGATCAGCGGCTTGCGAGCGGCACAGGAGGGCACGGTGCGATTAGGCGGCAAGGACGTGACGAACAAATCAGTTGCCACTATTCGGGATGCGGGCTTGGCGCATATTCCGGAGGATCGCTACCTGTGGGGAACGGCCAAACTCTCAAGCGTCGAGGAAAATGCGTTGATGGGCTATCAGCGAAAGTCTGCTTACAACCGCCGTGGCGTCGTTTTGCGGGAGAAATTCCGCCAAGTTGTAAAAGGCTGGGTAGAGCAGTTCGCCATCAAGACAGGCTCCCGACAATTGCAGGAGCTGGCTGGGAATTTGTCAGGTGGAAACTTGCAAAAGCTGATCGTAGCAAGGGAACTGGGACACGAAACCCCGTTTTTGATTGCGGCTGAGCCTACGCGCGGGGTGGATATCGGTGCCATGGAGTACATCCATCAGGCGCTGATCGAAAAGCGCAATCAGGGAGACGGGATCTTGCTAGTCTCCTCCGAGTTGTCCGAAATTCTCGCCTTGTCTGACAGGATTTTGGTCATGTATAAAGGGCGAATCGCTGGAGAGCTTTCACGCCTGGAGGCAACCGAAGAAAAAATCAGCGTGATCATGGCGGGAGGAAGCATTCATGGCAGCAATCAAAGAGCTATCTAA
- a CDS encoding BMP family lipoprotein: MKKLLLALTTFAVLATGCSTGTSAPADQPGGQAAGQEGAAKKRIALILPEKIGVNPFFQQMDDGAKKAAQELGAEVKTIESTDHGAIEENLRVAVAENYDLIITSSFTSEDALKKVATENPDRNFAIIDTVVDLPNVRSVTFREQEAAYLVGAAAGLATKTNKVGMVVALDIPQLKKWTVGFEEGLKATNPKAELMVNYVGSFTDPAKAKELALLQASKGADFINGAAAVGDLGVFEAAKEKGFFTAGQDVDRTTIDPEHIVLSQLKGTDAAAYETVKTFVEGTFKPGVVAYGLKEKGVGVTYVTHESKTPLHAFIGQEVVDKVKAISDEIVAGTRTVPDQF, from the coding sequence ATGAAGAAGCTATTGCTCGCATTAACGACATTCGCAGTATTGGCAACAGGGTGCTCGACTGGCACAAGCGCACCTGCTGATCAGCCAGGAGGACAAGCGGCAGGACAAGAGGGCGCGGCCAAAAAGCGAATTGCCTTGATTTTGCCCGAGAAAATCGGTGTGAATCCGTTCTTCCAACAAATGGATGATGGTGCGAAGAAAGCCGCACAAGAGCTGGGTGCAGAAGTGAAAACGATTGAATCTACGGACCATGGAGCGATTGAAGAGAATTTACGCGTGGCTGTTGCAGAAAATTATGATTTGATCATCACTTCTTCCTTTACATCAGAGGATGCATTGAAAAAAGTAGCTACCGAAAATCCTGACCGTAATTTTGCGATTATTGATACTGTAGTGGATTTGCCAAACGTTCGCAGTGTTACCTTCCGTGAGCAGGAAGCAGCTTACCTGGTGGGAGCAGCAGCAGGTCTGGCAACGAAAACGAACAAAGTGGGCATGGTTGTCGCTCTTGATATCCCGCAGTTGAAAAAATGGACAGTTGGCTTCGAAGAGGGCTTGAAAGCGACGAATCCAAAAGCAGAGCTGATGGTCAACTATGTAGGAAGCTTCACTGACCCGGCAAAAGCGAAGGAATTGGCTTTGCTCCAAGCTTCCAAAGGCGCTGACTTCATTAACGGTGCAGCAGCAGTAGGCGACCTCGGCGTTTTCGAGGCAGCGAAGGAAAAAGGCTTCTTCACAGCAGGTCAGGACGTTGACCGTACGACGATTGATCCAGAGCATATTGTTCTGTCCCAATTGAAAGGGACTGACGCGGCAGCTTATGAAACCGTGAAGACCTTTGTAGAAGGAACATTCAAACCAGGTGTTGTTGCGTACGGCTTGAAGGAAAAAGGTGTTGGTGTAACCTATGTCACGCACGAAAGCAAAACGCCTTTGCATGCTTTTATTGGACAAGAAGTGGTGGATAAAGTGAAAGCGATCAGCGATGAGATTGTAGCGGGCACTCGCACAGTACCAGACCAGTTTTAA
- a CDS encoding methyl-accepting chemotaxis protein has product MIQLIRNTLTDKEGFMIFILWNHLWMAGLIAYQVDVNFWKVTSLGLLVTLIVSPYYFIRKDSHVIRYLVAIGLMFYAISFDHFTTYQEVSFLAFIVMGFLAAYLDWKLVVTAGITQIVVTVVGFYTGTYEIFNGDFSELNLGVRIVAILMMMGAVTYLCLAGQASLQKAHDARQEAEEKERRLEEMLLNIQEMTEQLDRTSDHVHEHAEGTKRNTDEMMVAFKEVAVGMESQANSTVKIEEEVQSIDQEIEAVTTQTNAMKTESQQNNRRLADSVQMMNELSLQMEQIVQAVNVAASTIHQLNRQANRVEEIVGAINQIATQTNLLALNAAIESARAGEHGRGFAVVADEVRKLAEQSATATQEITDILKSLHQESENAVQHMSNGETSVAKGQELAVKTVASIEAVRAGMMAFLEAADQVSSSMDRVKVRSGEVAIEMSTITAVTEESVANLEELFATAENQHQKVREITEELGELNTLSHRLQQTFHVK; this is encoded by the coding sequence ATGATTCAATTGATTCGCAATACCTTGACTGACAAAGAAGGCTTTATGATTTTCATCCTATGGAATCATTTGTGGATGGCGGGACTCATTGCCTACCAAGTGGATGTGAACTTCTGGAAAGTGACGTCCTTGGGATTGCTGGTCACTTTAATTGTTTCGCCGTATTATTTCATTCGCAAAGATAGTCATGTGATTCGTTATCTGGTAGCAATCGGACTCATGTTTTATGCGATTTCATTCGATCACTTTACCACTTATCAAGAGGTTTCGTTCCTCGCCTTCATCGTCATGGGCTTTTTGGCAGCCTATTTGGACTGGAAGCTAGTAGTAACAGCGGGAATTACCCAAATCGTCGTCACGGTTGTCGGGTTTTATACGGGAACGTACGAGATTTTCAACGGTGATTTTTCCGAGCTTAATCTGGGTGTGCGTATCGTAGCGATTCTCATGATGATGGGAGCCGTCACGTATCTGTGTCTCGCCGGACAAGCCTCCCTGCAAAAAGCGCACGACGCAAGGCAGGAAGCGGAAGAGAAGGAGCGCCGTCTGGAAGAAATGCTTTTGAACATCCAGGAAATGACGGAGCAACTGGATCGTACAAGCGATCATGTTCATGAGCATGCGGAAGGTACGAAGCGTAATACAGATGAAATGATGGTAGCCTTCAAGGAAGTCGCCGTCGGTATGGAATCGCAGGCGAATTCTACGGTGAAGATCGAAGAAGAGGTTCAATCCATCGACCAGGAAATCGAGGCAGTCACAACACAGACCAATGCAATGAAAACGGAATCGCAACAAAACAACCGTCGTCTGGCAGATAGTGTTCAGATGATGAACGAGCTGTCCTTGCAGATGGAGCAAATTGTGCAGGCAGTCAATGTAGCAGCCTCTACGATTCACCAGCTCAATCGGCAGGCGAATCGCGTAGAGGAAATTGTCGGCGCGATTAATCAGATCGCGACACAAACGAATCTCTTGGCGCTGAATGCAGCGATTGAATCGGCGCGTGCAGGCGAGCATGGACGTGGATTTGCTGTTGTAGCAGATGAGGTACGCAAGCTGGCGGAACAAAGCGCGACAGCTACGCAGGAAATTACCGACATTTTGAAGTCTCTCCATCAGGAAAGTGAGAATGCGGTGCAGCATATGAGCAATGGGGAAACGTCTGTTGCAAAAGGCCAAGAGCTGGCGGTGAAAACAGTGGCCTCCATCGAAGCAGTGCGTGCTGGGATGATGGCCTTCCTGGAAGCGGCTGATCAAGTAAGCTCCAGCATGGACCGGGTAAAAGTGCGTTCCGGTGAAGTTGCCATCGAGATGTCGACCATTACAGCGGTAACCGAGGAATCCGTAGCCAACTTGGAAGAGCTGTTTGCGACAGCAGAAAACCAGCATCAAAAAGTGCGTGAGATTACGGAAGAGCTGGGCGAGCTGAATACGTTGTCTCATCGTCTCCAGCAAACCTTTCACGTAAAATAG